The Mytilus galloprovincialis chromosome 2, xbMytGall1.hap1.1, whole genome shotgun sequence genome has a window encoding:
- the LOC143063593 gene encoding uncharacterized protein LOC143063593, producing MRGVFDEPRRPLNRQCTQDLDNLVCQLTTPTLKLTRQSESLDIPRDPPERDLTPSSTELSIDMKDKCLISPAKDKKSAKKNWKRRILERNKNQGKNGSVRFDDSTDLSFDQLQTPEMTEFSFDSTSSRSPSSLRNSQVSFVCESSLDASDIDSSTETRMSSVRKIDDASDHDEQSDIFFSAKKDKESKRQKLKRIITRPLRRSQSACCENEIPSHALFLDTKNSKSKDTMENRALDLFLYQKLFGNHDDDEKARRFHKTCSAESALAENYQAKSKSSNLAKNMKKKFQFLRRQNTDSVVDHESSFPFCNTTTYDQAMQWSKSLEDLLRDKNGVELFLLFLRSEFSEENLEFWISCEEFRTCNESSMPVMAQKIYQEFVVSKAPKEVNLDADTRTETIENLENLSRDTFDAPQHKIQALMAKDSYPRFLESDLYQYLMENVSKA from the exons ATGAGG GGTGTTTTTGACGAACCAAGACGACCATTAAATAGGCAATGTACACAGGACCTCGATAACCTAGTATGTCAGTTAACCACACCTACACTGAAACTAACCCGACAATCTGAATCTTTAGATATTCCACGTGATCCCCCAGAACGAGATTTAACACCATCCTCAACGGAATTATCCATAGATATGAAagacaaatgtttaatttcaccTGCGAAAGATAAAAAATCGGCAAAAAAGAATTGGAAAAGAAGAATATTAGAAAGGAACAAAAATCAGGGAAAAAATGGTTCAGTACGGTTTGATGATTCAACTGACCTATCTTTCGACCAATTGCAAACACCGGAAATGACGGAATTTTCATTTGATAGCACGTCATCCAGATCGCCATCAAGTTTAAGAAATTCTCAGGTATCATTTGTCTGTGAATCTTCTCTAGACGCTTCCGACATTGATTCTTCAACAGAAACTAGGATGTCCAGTGTACGAAAGATTGACGATGCTTCAGACCATGATGAGCAGTCTGATATATTTTTCTCAGCAAAGAAAGATAAAGAATCTAAAAGACAAAAGCTAAAACGGATAATCACCCGACCTTTACGACGGAGTCAGAGTGCATGCTGTGAAAATGAAATCCCATCACATGCATTATTTTTAGATACCAAAAACAGCAAATCAAAAGACACG atGGAAAATCGTGCTTTGGACTTATTTCTTTATCAGAAGCTTTTTGGTAACCATGATGACGATGAAAAAGCAAGACGGTTTCACAAGACCTGTTCAGCCGAGTCAGCATTAGCAGAAAACTATCAAGCAAAATCCAAATCTAGTAATTT GGCAAagaatatgaagaaaaaatttcaatttctgcGAAGACAAAACACTGATTCTGTTGTGGATCACGAGAGCTCTTTTCCCTTCTGTAACACAACGACTTATGACCAAGCAATGCAGTGGAGTAAATCGTTAGAAGATCTTCTACGGGACAAAA ATGGTGTTGAGTTGTTTCTATTATTTCTTCGGTCCGAGTTTAGCGAGGAGAATTTAGAGTTTTGGATTTCCTGCGAAGAATTTCGAACATGTAACGAATCTAGTATGCCAGTAATGGCTCAAAAGATTTATCAGGAATTTGTTGTCTCGAAGGCACCAAAagag GTAAATTTAGACGCTGACACCAGGACAGAAACaattgaaaatttagaaaatcTTTCCCGGGATACATTTGATGCTCCACAACATAAAATTCAAGCTCTGATGGCAAAAGATTCATATCCCCGATTTTTGGAATCCGATCTTTACCAGTATCTGATGGAAAATGTTTCCAAAGCTTAA